One Bacteroidales bacterium DNA segment encodes these proteins:
- a CDS encoding bile acid:sodium symporter family protein translates to MEQALQVLDEVRLNFSPSGLLVLNISLAFIMFGVALEINTENFKKILKHPKSAVIGFLSQFLILPALTFLLVLLIQPTASVALGMLLVASCPGGNISNFISHLARGNTALSVTLTGFATLGSIFLTPLNFAFWGGLYEKASNLIMPIEIDPWHMLQTVVILLGIPMVLGVLFSRKFPETTRRIVRPIKIMSIIIFAGFVVVALSNNFSYFIEYIHLIFLIVLAHNGLALVAGFSIGTAFNLPRIDRRSVTIETGIQNSGLALVLIFNPNIFGGLGGMAFIAAWWGIWHIIAGMVIAGIWSRKPLQKRDNSLVWQRKGV, encoded by the coding sequence ATGGAGCAAGCCTTACAGGTATTGGATGAAGTCAGACTGAATTTCAGTCCTTCGGGCCTTTTGGTTCTTAATATCTCCCTGGCCTTCATTATGTTTGGTGTGGCTCTTGAAATCAATACGGAGAATTTTAAAAAGATACTAAAGCACCCCAAATCGGCTGTCATTGGTTTCCTCTCCCAGTTTTTGATCCTGCCGGCGCTCACCTTTCTGTTGGTTTTGCTTATACAGCCTACAGCTAGTGTGGCTTTGGGTATGCTGCTGGTGGCATCGTGTCCCGGGGGCAATATTTCCAACTTCATTTCGCATCTAGCCCGGGGAAATACAGCCCTTTCGGTTACGCTTACCGGTTTTGCCACGCTCGGCTCTATTTTTCTCACTCCTTTGAATTTTGCCTTCTGGGGAGGCCTCTACGAAAAGGCTTCGAATCTGATTATGCCCATTGAGATTGATCCCTGGCATATGTTGCAAACGGTTGTTATTTTGCTGGGCATTCCCATGGTGCTTGGGGTACTTTTTTCAAGGAAATTTCCGGAAACAACCCGGCGCATTGTCAGGCCCATTAAGATCATGTCTATAATTATTTTCGCAGGGTTTGTAGTTGTGGCTTTATCCAATAACTTCAGCTATTTTATTGAATACATTCATCTGATATTTCTTATTGTTCTGGCGCATAACGGTCTGGCTTTGGTGGCAGGCTTTTCGATAGGCACGGCATTTAACCTTCCCCGAATTGACAGACGGTCTGTTACCATAGAAACGGGTATTCAAAATTCCGGTCTGGCGCTCGTGTTGATATTCAATCCAAATATTTTCGGCGGCCTGGGAGGTATGGCTTTTATTGCTGCCTGGTGGGGAATATGGCATATTATTGCTGGTATGGTTATCGCTGGGATTTGGTCAAGAAAACCGCTTCAAAAGAGAGATAATTCATTGGTATGGCAGAGAAAAGGGGTATGA
- a CDS encoding 1-acyl-sn-glycerol-3-phosphate acyltransferase has protein sequence MAEKRGMTPQRNIEKRDPGYALLKSYVETVFRLYFRKIYVQNKHRIPDDAPVIFAPNHQNALMDALAVLYSISGQPVFLARADIFKNKVIASILGFLKLMPVYRIRDGYTSLQNNERVLNKVSEVLFAKGALVIFPEGNHGDRKALRPLKKGICRMALQAEEKNNFRLGLYIVPVGLDYENYYKFHKSLLVNFGEPIPVESFQDEYLQNSSRAYNSLKNRIAEELKKVMIHIGEVHRYHLIDHLREIYRKRMKEQMNLPDLSHPQKFKADRRLVGICESKIQEEPHEGEALGRKVRKFQKHLHRLNFRPWLFERQTFSMPLLLVTSSLFVLFLPLFFYGLVNNALPFFLPGLANRNVKDPQFYSSIRFGLALILFPLFYLVQLVVFSQFVDNGWWRLAYLVSLPLTGYAAYQYYRLLKRWWLKVRYELFRMKKPERFNMLRKLREEIIRTVDRWVEERVGSNA, from the coding sequence ATGGCAGAGAAAAGGGGTATGACACCACAGCGCAACATTGAAAAACGGGATCCGGGATATGCATTGTTGAAATCATACGTTGAAACCGTATTTCGTTTATATTTCCGAAAGATTTATGTGCAAAACAAGCACAGGATCCCGGATGATGCACCGGTGATCTTTGCCCCCAATCATCAAAATGCCCTGATGGATGCATTGGCTGTACTTTATTCGATTTCCGGCCAGCCGGTATTTCTTGCCCGTGCCGATATCTTTAAAAATAAAGTGATCGCTTCCATACTGGGTTTTTTAAAGCTAATGCCCGTATATCGCATTCGCGACGGTTATACCAGCCTGCAGAACAACGAAAGGGTTCTGAATAAGGTGAGTGAAGTTTTATTTGCTAAAGGCGCTCTTGTGATCTTTCCTGAGGGGAATCACGGAGATAGAAAAGCACTCCGCCCCCTGAAAAAAGGAATTTGCCGGATGGCCCTACAGGCAGAGGAAAAAAACAATTTCCGTCTGGGGCTTTACATAGTACCTGTGGGATTGGATTATGAGAATTATTATAAGTTTCACAAATCCTTGCTGGTCAACTTTGGAGAACCTATTCCAGTTGAATCTTTTCAGGATGAATACCTTCAAAATTCCTCCAGGGCTTATAATTCTCTAAAGAACCGGATTGCAGAGGAATTAAAGAAGGTAATGATTCATATAGGTGAAGTGCATCGGTATCATCTTATTGACCACTTACGGGAGATTTACAGGAAAAGGATGAAGGAGCAGATGAATCTCCCTGATTTGAGTCATCCGCAGAAGTTCAAAGCCGACAGGAGGCTGGTTGGTATTTGTGAAAGTAAGATACAAGAGGAGCCTCATGAAGGTGAAGCGCTTGGCAGAAAAGTGAGGAAATTTCAGAAACACCTGCACCGGCTGAATTTTCGCCCCTGGTTGTTTGAGCGGCAAACGTTTTCCATGCCGCTACTGCTTGTAACTTCTTCTCTTTTTGTACTGTTTTTGCCTTTGTTTTTTTATGGCTTGGTCAACAATGCCCTTCCGTTTTTTCTTCCCGGCCTGGCCAACCGGAATGTAAAAGATCCTCAGTTTTATAGCTCCATTCGCTTTGGGTTGGCCCTTATTTTGTTTCCCCTGTTTTATTTGGTTCAGCTTGTGGTTTTCAGTCAGTTTGTTGACAATGGATGGTGGAGACTCGCTTACCTGGTAAGTCTGCCTTTAACAGGTTATGCCGCATATCAGTATTACCGCCTGCTGAAAAGGTGGTGGCTTAAGGTCCGTTATGAGCTGTTCAGGATGAAAAAACCGGAGCGGTTTAATATGCTCCGTAAGCTCCGTGAGGAAATAATACGAACTGTTGACCGGTGGGTGGAAGAGCGCGTAGGGTCTAATGCCTAG